The Kribbella amoyensis genomic sequence ACGGCCCGTCCCCGACCGGCCGATCGCCGACCACCTCCGCCGCGGCCGACGGTACCGGCCCTGGTCCCGCGCCGGCCGGATCGGTCGCCCGGCCCGGTGACACGCTCGGCCGGCCGTTGCTCTTGGCCACCGTCGCGCGGAGATCCGCGCCGACCACGGTCCCGTCCGCGAGGACGTCGCGGCGTTCGCTGACGACCTTCGCCGCCAGTGGGTCCCAGGCCCGGACCTCCACCTCGGTGGGCAGGTTGCCGGTACTGATCCGCGGGGCGAAGGCGAGCAGGTTGTCCCCCAGGTGCAGCGGACACGGCGCGCCGGCCGGACGCTGCCCGAAGAAGAACTCGCCGTGGTCGACCCCGGTCTCGAGCCCGAGTGCGTCGGCGCGGGCGGTGAGGAACTCCCAGTCGGTCTGGTTCACCTGACCGACATGCTCGTGCACGACCCGCGTCGGGGGCACCGTCCCGACCGTCAGACCGGCGTCCCTGGCCACCTTGATCGCGATGTCGCTGTCCGACATGTTCACGAAGGTCCTGGTCCGCCGGGCTCGCTGCAGCCGGTGCTCCTCGGTGTAGCCGCGGACCACCAGCACCGCGATCTCGTCGTACTCCGCCTCCAGCGCGGTGACCTCGCCACTGATCAGCAGCCGCGGGTCGCCGGGGCGTTCGGGCGATGCGGCCGCGACGCCGACCTCGGTACCGATCGCCAGGGCCGCCAGCACCGCGTCGGCGCGGTCGCCGGCCGCGAAGGCGAGCTCGAACATGCCGGGCAGCCCTCTCGCCTGGTCGACGAGCACCCGGATGATCGTGTCCGCGAGCGCGCCGGCCAGCGGTCGTCGGGCCATCCCGACGGAGACGATCGGGGTGCTGCCGACCTCGGTCCACGGCGCGGCCGTCATCGTCCGCCACCTGGGTTGCGCAACCGGTCCTCCGGATGCGAGCCCGCCGCTCCCGCTGCCACAGGGCCGGAGCGATGGCCGCCGATTCCGGGCGTGGCACCGGATCCACGGCGGGCCGCGCCGGTGTACTCCTGCAGCGTGAGCTGAGCCGTCGCTCGGCTCGGTCTGCCGTCCATCGTGAACCGGGTCAGCGTGAGGTCGAACTTCTTCAGCACCATCCTCTGCGGCATGCCGCCGCCGTACCGGCCCCAGGTCACCCGCAGGTCCTTCGGTACTCCCGGTGCCGCGTCCGTCGAGGTCACCTCGGTCTTGCCGCACTTTTCGCACAACGGCTTGTTGCCGGGCTTCGCGGCGACCGGGAGCCGGCCGTCCCGCCAGCCCTCGAACTCCAGCCACTCCCGCAGCAGGCCGGCGGCGCGCGCGACCTCGCGGTACCCGTCGATCCGCAGCTCGGCGAGCGTGATCGACAAGCTGTTGGCGTCGATCACGTCGTCGCCGGACGTGACCTTCTTCCGTCCGGTCGCCGCCTCCCGCGCCTTGCTCAGCGTGATCTTGGCGGGGTTGTACTGGAACGACAGCCGCTGACCGGCCGGGTCGGTCAGCACCAACTCGCTACCGGCCGGTCCGTCGACCGGCTTGAGGAAACCGCTGTGTTGCAGGGCCAGACTCTCCAGCGCGAACCCACCGGCCCCACTGGTGGACAACTGCGGCACCGCCCAAGAGACCGGGATCGCGTCGCGGAGTTCCCACGTATGCACCTTGACCGCGGCGGGACCGATCCCGGAGTACAGCGTGATCACCACCGGCGACCGGGTACCGAACCGGGCCGGCTCGCCCGAGGACCACTCCGCGGTCAGGTCCTCCAGCCAGCGCCGGACCTTCGCCGTACCCCCAGGGGTCATCGCGCGCTGCAGGGTGACCTTGGGGTAGGTGACCCGGCCGGGCAGGTAGTGCGGCGTCGTGTAGTTGCCGCCCTCCTCGAACGGCCCGTCCGGCGAGAGTTCGACGGCGAGGCCGGAGCAGGCCGACCAGGCGCCGAGGGACTTCGGCTCGCCGCTGTCGAGGCTGGGCACGACCACGCTGAACCACATCGTCATCCCGAACGGGGGCGGCTTCGAGGCCGGGGCCCGGGACGCCGTCGGCAAGGCGGCACCGATCAGCGGCCCCGGATTCGCCAGCTGCTGCGGGCCCGGGACGATCATGGCAGCACCGCATCGGTGTTCAGGAACCCGTTGTGCGCGAGGTCCAGCGTCTCGACGGCCGGCCGGGAGCCGGTCGAGTCGAACTCGGTCAGCCGCCAGGAGATCGGGAAGAACTCGCGCAGTTCCCAGGTCACCACCGGCATCCCGAGGAAGTCGACCAGGTAGATGGCACCGCTCAACGGCGTCCGGCGCAGGGTGACCGAGGCCAGCCAGCGCTGCACGGTGGCCGAAGCCGGCCCGGCCGCCCGGGACAGGCTCACGTCGGTGTAGCTGATGTTGCCTGGGGCAATTGTTTCGAAGGTCGCGTAGCCGGGCCGGTAGCTGAGCTTCTGCCAGCGGACCCCGAGCCCGGCCGCCTTCGTCCAGGCCCCGAGCCGGTACTCGGACCGGTCGATCTCGATCACGTACCGGTGCGACATCCCCACCTGGCCGGTGAGTTGCTCGAGTCCCTGGCCCGGCATCCCGAGCTTCGCGCTGGACGGCATCGGCATCATCCCGTCTCCTTCACCGGAGGTCGCGGAGCGCACCGTGGCGCTCCCGGTCGATCAGCAACTCGGCCCGCAAGCGCCGCCGGACCGACGGGTACAACCGCTCGGCCAGCCGGCCGAGGACGCCCGGATCGTCCAGCCGGTCGAACAGTTCCTCCGGCCCGAGGTCGGCCGGCTCGGCTTCGGGCTCGTCCCGCAGGTCGGTGAGGACCGCCTCCACCTTCGCCAGCCGCTCGAGCACGCCCTCGTCGGCGCCGGCCGCTTGCTGCGGAAGCGGGGTCCAGTACCTCGTGCTGCCGGCGCTGGAGGATGGGTACGGATTCGGCGACATCCAGCCGTCCGCGCCAACGGTCTGCCAGGGCCCCTCGTCGGCGGTTGCCGGGAAGACTCCTGGTCCGAATGTCGGAGACGCGCCGTACTCGGGGGACGGGGCGTTCCACTCTGCCGTGCTCGACAGCGTGGCGTCGTCCCAAGGAGCCGAGGCCTGCTGCGCGTCCGGTATCGGCTGCGTCGCGTTCCAGCCGATCGGGGGAGATTCCGTTGCCCACGGCATGGGTTGGGCATCACTGCGTGCGAAGGGCGGGTCCTGCGGCCACGGACCGAGCGTCGATGAGGGCTGTTCGGCCGTCCAGTCAGCCGGCGGGAGCAGCAGGTGGCTCGTCGCCCCGGCCGACCTCGGTACCGTCGCGGTGGCGCTGCGGGCGAACGCTCGTCGGGTAGGTCGAACACGAACCGTGCTGGTTGCGGGTCGGGTGACGAGCAACGCTGACGGCGAGCTCGACGGACGGGCGGTCGTCGGTACTCGGGTCTCCCAGGTGTCCGTTGACCGGTTGGTGGGCTCGCTGACGGGCCCGCGCGTCCGCTCTTCCGTCGGGCCGCTGCTTGGCTGATGCGCGGAAGGTGGATCGACGGAGAAGCGTGAGGTCCGGTCGAGCCACGGACCGGCCGTACCGGGAATCACTCCACTGCTTGCCGTCTGAGGTCGAGCCACGGGGTCAACTCCCTCAGGTACACCGAACACCGCCGCCGTTCGATCTGCGGTCTCGGTGCCGAGTTCGATCGGTTCCGGCTCCCGGGAGGAGGGCGGTACCAGCGTGTTCGAAGGTGGAGCGGGCCGTTCCGGCAAGGACCACAGCTGTGCGCTCGGGGCCTCCGGCAACGGCGTGGGGAGTACTGGCGCGGACCACACCACGACGCTCGGCGCAGGAGGACTCGGCGTGCTCGGCGCAGGAGGACTCGGCGTGCTCGGCGCAGGCGATACCGGCGCAGGCGGTATCGGCGTGATCGACGCGGGTGGCGGCGCCGGTTCGCCGAGTGGCGGCGCAGACGACACGGGCACGCTCGGCGTAGGCAGTACCGGCGCGCTCGGTGTAGGTAGTACCGGAGTGCTCGGCGTAGGTAGTACCGGAGTGCTCGGCACAGGTGGTCGGGGTGTGGTGGGCTCGGGTGAGGGCGGCGGACTTTCGGTGGTGGGGACGTCGGGCGGACGGGATTCGGCTGGGTCCGCGCTGTCCGGCTCGGTGGATTCGGGCGCCTGCGGGCTGGGTTGTGGATCGACCGGGAGCGCGTCCGGCTGCTGACTCACCGCGGCGGCGTGCAGACCTTGGCGACGGCTTTCGGCGAGGCTGCGGCGCCGGATCGGGGTGGCGTCTCGGGAGCTGACCGGGACCGGGGCGGGAGCGGTGGAAGGGGGCGGCGCGGCACTGGACGAGAAGCCGGTGAGCGCGGCCAGACCGAGCACGTCCTGAGCCTCGTACTCCGCCAGCAGCCGTTCGAACTGCCCGATGCTGCGAAACGGGCGGTCCGGCTCCTGGGGTGATCCGACCGACGCCGCCGAGATCGTTGTCAAAGGCACCGATTGCCCGCGGTCACGCGGTACCACCGAGACCCTCCGGCGGGCCGCCCCCGGAACCTCCGGCGAGAAAGCGGCCTGACCGCCACCGCTCTCGACCAACTCGCCCTCCTCGG encodes the following:
- a CDS encoding phage tail protein → MMPMPSSAKLGMPGQGLEQLTGQVGMSHRYVIEIDRSEYRLGAWTKAAGLGVRWQKLSYRPGYATFETIAPGNISYTDVSLSRAAGPASATVQRWLASVTLRRTPLSGAIYLVDFLGMPVVTWELREFFPISWRLTEFDSTGSRPAVETLDLAHNGFLNTDAVLP
- a CDS encoding phage tail protein; its protein translation is MIVPGPQQLANPGPLIGAALPTASRAPASKPPPFGMTMWFSVVVPSLDSGEPKSLGAWSACSGLAVELSPDGPFEEGGNYTTPHYLPGRVTYPKVTLQRAMTPGGTAKVRRWLEDLTAEWSSGEPARFGTRSPVVITLYSGIGPAAVKVHTWELRDAIPVSWAVPQLSTSGAGGFALESLALQHSGFLKPVDGPAGSELVLTDPAGQRLSFQYNPAKITLSKAREAATGRKKVTSGDDVIDANSLSITLAELRIDGYREVARAAGLLREWLEFEGWRDGRLPVAAKPGNKPLCEKCGKTEVTSTDAAPGVPKDLRVTWGRYGGGMPQRMVLKKFDLTLTRFTMDGRPSRATAQLTLQEYTGAARRGSGATPGIGGHRSGPVAAGAAGSHPEDRLRNPGGGR